A portion of the Gadus macrocephalus chromosome 10, ASM3116895v1 genome contains these proteins:
- the LOC132465860 gene encoding E3 ubiquitin-protein ligase TRIM47-like gives MASASRLVTDKDFQCSTCHCVFTDPVAIPCGHNFCLNCITTHWDTNRLCSCPFCNKTFTDRPLLCVNNLIASVAEKFREPLPQQPVISGAGYILCNLCGANNTTPAIKSCLMCLLSYCATHHEPHQSTPALMRHRLIQPVEDLEGRICKIHHQRLDYVCSNDQNILCYECLDRDHKNHNTVKLEVWMKTKLDQLKDSQEKVDELIRQR, from the coding sequence ATGGCTTCTGCAAGTAGGCTGGTGACAGACAAGGACTTTCAATGTTCTACTTGTCACTGTGTGTTCACTGATCCTGTGGCTATTCCCTGTGGCCACAACTTCTGCCTAAATTGTATCACAACACACTGGGATACCAACAGGCTATGCAGTTGCCCATTTTGTAACAAGACATTTACGGACAGACCTTTGCTCTGCGTCAACAATCTGATTGCTTCAGTAGCAGAAAAGTTTAGAGAGCCGCTGCCGCAGCAACCCGTCATTTCAGGAGCAGGATATATCCTCTGTAATCTCTGCGGGGCAAACAATACGACCCCAGCCATTAAGTCATGCCTCATGTGTCTCCTCTCGTACTGTGCGACACACCATGAGCCTCACCAAAGCACCCCGGCGTTAATGAGACACAGGCTGATCCAGCCGGTGGAGGATCTGGAGGGCAGGATCTGTAAAATCCATCACCAGCGTTTGGACTATGTTTGCAGCAATGACCAAAACATATTGTGTTATGAATGTCTTGATCGAGACCACAAAAACCATAACACAGTCAAGCTTGAGGTGTGGATGAAAACAAAGCTGGACCAGCTGAAAGATTCTCAAGAAAAGGTTGATGAGTTGATCCGACAGAGATAG